From Dethiosulfovibrio russensis, a single genomic window includes:
- the mdoH gene encoding glucans biosynthesis glucosyltransferase MdoH gives MSIKKFSQSLWYRSAAWRRALLLALILFPTAAACRTMASVLPSKGGTPLEVLLLILFGVLFAWISVGFWTAFMGFVLLLAGKNRYSPSNHCRGRDLSIADVSARTAVLIPVYNEDVKKVMAGLEAVYDSLERTGSSDRFDFFVLSDSTDPDVWVEEEAAWHRFCSDRDCFGRVFYRKRRSNAKRKSGNIADFCRRWGKNYRYMIVFDADSVMAGRTMVRMVQIMEDRPDIGILQTPPAGVNRETFIARAQQFANRVYGPMFAAGIHFWQLGDGQYWGHNAIIRVEPFTRHCQLPRLSGKGALSGDILSHDFVESALMRRAGYGVWLAYDLDGSYEETPPTLLDELKRDRRWCQGNLQHMRLMFTRGFFPTHRALFLNGVLSYGSALLWLIFLLISSVQALAEVVLEPSYFLETKTLFPQWPVWHPHWALALLGSTAVLLFLPKLLSFSLVLLKDPGASSFGGRGKLAGGILVEVLLSTLLAPIRMIHHSLFVIGTLLGKDVGWGTQSRDDRGTAWVDAASVHWWSTLLGIVWGGLLYLVNPSFFPWISPIVLSLAFSVPLSVFTSRVSVGRSLRRLGLLVIPEEIRLPRELAEVKDHLDGDRPPYSPFSLSERQGFLRAVTDPRVHGLHVSLLESCGHEGKRIRPDRLPLVDRAIAEGPGSLGSGDKMELLKDPAALAELHRRVWTLEDDLKASEWGIGFSPEG, from the coding sequence ATGTCGATTAAGAAGTTTTCGCAGAGCCTCTGGTATCGTAGTGCCGCATGGAGGAGGGCCCTTCTGCTGGCCCTTATACTGTTCCCGACCGCGGCGGCCTGTCGCACCATGGCCTCGGTGCTTCCGTCGAAGGGAGGGACCCCCCTGGAGGTGTTGCTGTTGATCCTCTTCGGGGTCCTCTTCGCTTGGATCTCCGTCGGTTTCTGGACCGCCTTCATGGGATTCGTCCTGCTTTTGGCTGGAAAGAACCGTTATTCTCCCTCCAACCACTGCCGGGGACGAGATTTGTCCATAGCCGACGTCTCCGCCCGGACCGCCGTCCTCATCCCGGTCTACAACGAGGACGTCAAGAAGGTCATGGCCGGTCTGGAGGCTGTCTACGACTCCCTTGAAAGGACCGGTTCGTCCGACCGTTTCGATTTCTTCGTCCTGAGCGACAGCACCGATCCGGACGTATGGGTCGAGGAGGAGGCGGCATGGCACCGTTTTTGCAGTGACAGGGACTGTTTCGGCAGGGTGTTCTACAGAAAGAGGCGAAGCAACGCCAAACGCAAGAGCGGCAATATAGCCGATTTCTGCCGTCGATGGGGAAAAAACTACCGCTACATGATAGTCTTCGACGCCGACAGCGTCATGGCCGGGAGAACCATGGTTCGGATGGTCCAGATAATGGAGGATCGTCCGGACATAGGCATACTTCAGACCCCTCCCGCCGGAGTTAACAGGGAGACCTTCATCGCCAGAGCCCAGCAGTTCGCCAACAGGGTCTACGGGCCCATGTTCGCCGCCGGGATACACTTCTGGCAGCTGGGAGACGGTCAGTACTGGGGGCACAACGCCATAATAAGGGTGGAGCCCTTCACGAGGCACTGTCAGCTTCCGAGGTTGTCCGGAAAGGGGGCTTTGAGCGGCGACATACTGAGCCACGACTTCGTGGAGTCCGCCCTCATGAGAAGGGCCGGTTACGGTGTGTGGCTGGCTTACGATCTGGACGGAAGCTACGAGGAGACCCCACCAACCCTGTTGGACGAGCTCAAGAGGGATCGACGGTGGTGTCAGGGTAACCTCCAGCATATGAGGTTGATGTTCACCAGGGGGTTCTTCCCGACCCACAGGGCCCTGTTTCTGAACGGGGTTCTGTCCTACGGATCCGCCCTGTTGTGGCTGATCTTTCTCCTCATAAGCTCGGTGCAGGCTCTGGCGGAGGTCGTACTGGAGCCAAGCTATTTCCTGGAGACCAAGACCCTATTTCCCCAGTGGCCGGTCTGGCATCCCCATTGGGCCCTGGCTCTGCTGGGTTCGACGGCGGTGCTTCTGTTTCTGCCGAAGCTGCTCAGCTTTTCGTTGGTGCTGTTGAAGGATCCCGGAGCCTCTTCCTTCGGAGGAAGAGGCAAGCTCGCCGGTGGAATATTGGTAGAGGTTCTGCTGTCCACCCTGTTGGCTCCCATAAGGATGATCCACCACAGCCTATTCGTGATCGGAACCCTGCTGGGAAAGGACGTCGGATGGGGAACCCAGTCCAGGGACGATCGAGGAACCGCCTGGGTCGATGCGGCGTCGGTCCACTGGTGGTCGACCCTTCTAGGGATCGTTTGGGGAGGGCTGCTGTATCTGGTCAATCCGTCGTTTTTCCCCTGGATTTCCCCTATAGTCCTGTCTCTGGCCTTTTCGGTCCCACTCTCCGTCTTCACCAGCAGGGTCTCGGTCGGCAGATCTCTCAGACGATTAGGTCTTTTGGTGATCCCCGAGGAGATTCGGCTTCCCCGAGAGCTGGCGGAGGTGAAGGACCATCTCGACGGAGACAGGCCTCCCTACAGTCCGTTTTCGCTGTCGGAAAGGCAGGGTTTTCTCAGGGCCGTCACCGATCCCAGGGTTCACGGCCTCCATGTTTCACTGCTTGAGTCCTGTGGCCATGAGGGAAAGAGGATAAGGCCCGATAGGCTTCCCCTGGTGGATAGGGCCATCGCCGAGGGCCCAGGCTCCCTTGGCTCCGGGGATAAGATGGAGCTTCTCAAGGATCCCGCCGCCCTGGCGGAGCTTCACCGCCGGGTATGGACCCTGGAGGATGACCTGAAGGCCTCCGAATGGGGAATAGGGTTCAGTCCTGAGGGGTGA
- a CDS encoding glucan biosynthesis protein, giving the protein MNFIERLKFFRGLILSVLLGAACLSVSGPAIAEETTSGDLSGDVFSFRVLRDMAEELASSDFEDPEGVVPGFLLDLSYDDWRKIRFNPEESLWRGDNLPFEVQFFHPGLFYNRFVRVNVVDGGRVEPVAFSSDMFEYGDSSLADRVAAVSMDFAGFRVHHHLNKDDYKDEVAVFLGASYFRAVAKGVQYGLSARGLAVDTALQSGEEFPYFREFWLDRPKASDDVMTVYALLDSPGMTGAYRFVIDPGEITELDVSCDLFLRRDVAKLGIAPLTSMFLYGENDNGRPGDFRPEVHDSDGLLTCDSEGKWLWRPLSNPRRLSLSSVEMADPVGFGLIQRDADFDHYQDLEARYERRPSLWIEPAEGWGKGRVELVEIPTNSEIHDNVVAYWIPDKMKAPEGEVPTYPKKLSFSYRMGWMAPGEAVHPMGRVAATRMADGGDPKTVRFVVDFEGGLLDDVPEDGPLSSIVYVGEGAKLVDKQLVKNDVTGGWRLSFRVTSGVDESLRALFPSMGNRPVIELSALLKKGENLTDPLTETWTYEWRP; this is encoded by the coding sequence TTGAATTTTATCGAAAGACTCAAGTTTTTCCGTGGGCTCATATTGTCGGTCCTTTTAGGGGCGGCCTGTCTGTCGGTCTCTGGGCCGGCTATAGCGGAGGAGACGACGTCGGGCGACCTGTCCGGCGACGTCTTCTCCTTCCGTGTATTGAGGGATATGGCGGAGGAACTGGCCTCCTCGGATTTTGAGGATCCAGAAGGGGTCGTGCCGGGTTTTCTGCTGGATCTCAGCTACGACGATTGGAGAAAGATTCGCTTTAACCCGGAAGAGTCACTCTGGAGAGGAGATAATCTGCCTTTCGAGGTCCAGTTCTTTCACCCGGGGTTGTTCTACAACCGTTTCGTCAGGGTGAACGTGGTGGACGGGGGAAGGGTCGAGCCTGTGGCCTTCTCCTCCGATATGTTCGAATACGGCGACAGCTCCCTGGCCGATAGGGTTGCGGCGGTCTCCATGGATTTCGCAGGCTTCAGGGTCCATCACCATCTCAACAAAGACGACTACAAGGACGAGGTGGCGGTTTTCCTCGGCGCCAGTTATTTCAGGGCGGTGGCGAAAGGAGTTCAGTACGGGCTCTCCGCTCGAGGACTGGCTGTGGACACGGCGTTGCAGTCCGGTGAGGAGTTTCCCTATTTCAGGGAGTTCTGGCTGGACAGGCCGAAGGCTAGCGACGACGTTATGACCGTCTACGCCCTTTTGGACAGTCCCGGAATGACCGGAGCCTATCGTTTCGTGATAGATCCCGGAGAAATCACCGAGCTGGACGTTTCATGCGATCTGTTTCTCCGTAGGGACGTGGCAAAGCTGGGGATAGCGCCCCTTACCAGCATGTTCCTGTACGGCGAAAACGACAACGGACGGCCCGGCGACTTCCGTCCCGAGGTCCACGATTCGGACGGCCTGCTGACTTGTGACTCGGAGGGCAAGTGGCTCTGGCGTCCACTGTCCAACCCGAGACGGCTCTCACTGTCCTCCGTCGAGATGGCCGATCCCGTCGGATTCGGACTGATCCAGAGAGACGCAGATTTCGACCATTACCAGGACCTGGAGGCCCGATACGAGAGACGTCCGTCTCTGTGGATAGAGCCTGCCGAGGGGTGGGGAAAGGGTCGGGTCGAGCTGGTGGAGATCCCCACGAACAGCGAGATTCACGATAACGTGGTGGCCTACTGGATACCGGACAAGATGAAAGCACCCGAGGGAGAGGTCCCGACCTATCCGAAAAAACTCTCCTTCTCCTACCGCATGGGCTGGATGGCTCCCGGAGAGGCGGTCCATCCCATGGGACGCGTGGCAGCCACCAGGATGGCCGACGGAGGGGACCCAAAGACGGTTCGCTTCGTGGTGGATTTCGAGGGAGGGCTCCTGGACGATGTTCCCGAGGACGGACCTCTGTCCAGCATAGTCTACGTCGGGGAGGGAGCCAAACTAGTGGACAAGCAGCTCGTGAAAAACGACGTGACAGGGGGCTGGAGACTCTCCTTCAGGGTTACCTCCGGCGTCGACGAGTCCCTCAGGGCGCTGTTCCCCTCGATGGGAAACCGCCCCGTCATAGAGCTGTCCGCCTTACTTAAAAAAGGGGAGAACCTGACCGACCCCCTCACGGAGACCTGGACCTATGAGTGGCGTCCTTAG
- a CDS encoding choice-of-anchor Q domain-containing protein → MFRRFKGFFGRYICVLAVVLPLIGFQSADGAVFMVDKDNVYGGDGASWDGAFNEAQFGVKVGEASSGDVFFVAEGIYRPSVDSKEASADRGASFVIPEGVSLYGGFSGVEDSLYERNYRENPTILTGDLYLDDISDDRGVTVSADAVIGINSIAVVTTKNVETAVLDGFVITGGDGRNGGGMVNVSSSVKVSNCTFRGNRAAGMGGAMLNQKGAPEIADSLFSWNRSGIRTNGGAMANILSDPKIVSCSFEDNRTGTGSSVPKECVGNGGAIYNGRGNPTLIGCSFRRNEAGAGGGAVYNQRCTPRIERCVFEGNKTSHNAGALRNESVGNDGMIVSCLFRDNSSVVEGGAIYNTGSDLILTDTTFLGNTVSADIDDDDKGSGGALYNAKSSPVVVNCTFVENGAKNGGAIYNRVNSDPFLVNCTLKDNFASKNGGGMYSTSCSSSTSCALGQGSNPVVLNSVFWGNRGGEIFNDGDSSSAIYFSVVRSGDVRGGINVVSSDIKVSDPSLGEIGDNGGFSMTCSISREGAALDGGWRVGEILSCDFLSGDSVWSGKSWESISVSVPSVDQRGVPRPQGEGVDMGSFELTTFSEPIKPFPVSSDEVSGDALSPVLKVVIPVPAGDTLKKIRWQIAKDDGFKEIVFDSDLQEDEGLSISTKSKKLSETASLSVPKGKLTYGTDYYIRVRPLFEKSGWTDWSETSKITTETVSGSDGGCSVAGMEPGWAFLLLPLAVLIGR, encoded by the coding sequence TTGTTTCGTCGTTTTAAAGGCTTTTTCGGAAGATATATCTGTGTTCTTGCCGTTGTGCTGCCTCTGATCGGTTTCCAGTCTGCCGATGGGGCGGTATTCATGGTGGATAAAGACAACGTCTACGGAGGAGACGGAGCCTCCTGGGACGGTGCTTTCAACGAAGCTCAGTTCGGCGTCAAGGTCGGCGAGGCCTCTTCGGGAGACGTTTTTTTCGTGGCCGAGGGGATCTACCGACCTTCCGTGGACTCGAAAGAGGCTTCGGCCGATAGAGGCGCGAGCTTTGTCATACCGGAAGGGGTCTCCCTATACGGAGGGTTTTCCGGGGTGGAGGACAGTCTCTACGAGAGAAACTACCGTGAAAATCCGACCATCCTCACAGGAGATCTGTATCTGGACGATATAAGCGACGACCGGGGCGTGACGGTGAGTGCCGATGCCGTAATTGGTATCAACAGTATCGCCGTGGTTACCACTAAAAACGTCGAGACGGCCGTCCTCGACGGTTTTGTGATCACCGGAGGGGACGGGAGAAACGGCGGAGGCATGGTCAACGTCAGTTCCAGCGTCAAGGTCTCCAACTGTACTTTCCGGGGAAACAGGGCCGCCGGAATGGGAGGAGCCATGCTCAACCAGAAAGGGGCCCCCGAGATAGCCGATTCTCTTTTTTCCTGGAACCGATCCGGTATCAGGACGAACGGTGGCGCCATGGCCAACATCTTGAGCGATCCAAAGATCGTGTCCTGTAGTTTCGAGGACAACCGGACCGGAACCGGGTCTTCCGTGCCCAAGGAATGCGTCGGTAACGGAGGGGCCATCTACAACGGAAGGGGAAATCCCACCCTGATCGGATGTAGTTTCCGTCGTAACGAGGCCGGAGCCGGTGGGGGCGCGGTCTACAATCAACGCTGCACCCCTAGGATCGAGCGGTGCGTGTTCGAAGGCAACAAAACCTCTCATAACGCCGGAGCTCTTAGAAACGAGAGCGTCGGGAACGACGGGATGATAGTCTCCTGCCTTTTCAGAGACAATTCCTCTGTGGTGGAGGGAGGAGCGATATACAACACCGGAAGCGATCTGATCCTGACCGACACGACATTCTTGGGCAATACGGTCAGTGCCGACATCGACGACGACGATAAAGGATCCGGTGGAGCCCTGTACAACGCCAAGAGCAGCCCCGTAGTGGTCAACTGTACCTTCGTGGAAAACGGGGCGAAAAACGGCGGAGCCATATACAACAGGGTGAACAGCGATCCTTTTCTCGTCAACTGCACCTTGAAGGACAACTTCGCCAGCAAGAACGGCGGCGGAATGTACAGCACCAGCTGTTCCAGCAGCACGTCCTGTGCCCTTGGACAGGGAAGCAATCCGGTGGTCCTCAACTCCGTGTTCTGGGGTAACCGTGGGGGGGAGATCTTCAACGACGGAGATTCGTCTTCGGCTATCTACTTTTCGGTCGTTCGATCCGGAGACGTTCGGGGAGGGATAAACGTAGTATCCTCCGACATAAAAGTCTCCGATCCATCTCTCGGAGAGATCGGAGATAACGGAGGTTTCTCCATGACCTGTTCCATCTCCAGAGAAGGGGCCGCCCTGGACGGAGGTTGGAGAGTGGGAGAGATACTTTCCTGCGACTTCCTGTCGGGAGACTCGGTGTGGTCGGGCAAGAGCTGGGAAAGCATTTCCGTTTCGGTGCCGTCGGTCGATCAGAGAGGGGTGCCCAGACCTCAGGGAGAAGGGGTCGATATGGGATCCTTCGAGCTGACGACCTTTTCCGAGCCCATTAAACCTTTTCCAGTATCCTCCGACGAAGTATCGGGGGACGCTCTTTCTCCAGTCCTCAAGGTAGTGATACCGGTGCCTGCCGGAGACACCCTGAAAAAAATACGTTGGCAGATAGCCAAAGACGACGGCTTCAAGGAGATAGTGTTCGATAGCGATCTTCAGGAAGACGAAGGTCTTTCGATTTCGACAAAGTCCAAAAAACTGTCCGAGACGGCGTCCCTCTCCGTACCTAAAGGTAAACTGACCTACGGAACGGACTACTACATAAGGGTTCGTCCTCTCTTCGAGAAATCCGGCTGGACCGATTGGTCCGAAACGTCCAAAATTACCACCGAGACGGTTTCCGGTTCAGACGGAGGCTGCTCCGTGGCGGGAATGGAGCCGGGCTGGGCATTCCTGCTTCTGCCATTGGCCGTGCTTATAGGCCGCTGA
- a CDS encoding sulfurtransferase — protein sequence MRSMKCIAMCAFAVLCASVAFAASVGIVDQAYVKEHVGKPGFVLVDVRSPEVFNGESPKKGIKGGHIPGAIDVFDKEFDSMTQAQLDSMGLTKDVTVITYCNSGKRSGAMAEKMVEMGYQSVKNYKGGIIDWQKDPSNKIEPMAK from the coding sequence ATGAGAAGTATGAAGTGTATCGCTATGTGTGCCTTTGCGGTTCTCTGCGCCTCCGTGGCCTTTGCTGCTTCGGTGGGAATAGTCGATCAGGCCTACGTCAAGGAGCATGTCGGCAAGCCGGGATTCGTTCTGGTGGACGTGAGATCTCCGGAGGTTTTCAACGGTGAATCTCCCAAAAAAGGCATAAAGGGAGGCCATATTCCCGGAGCCATCGACGTTTTCGACAAAGAATTCGACTCGATGACCCAGGCTCAGCTCGATTCCATGGGGCTGACAAAGGATGTCACCGTGATAACCTACTGCAACAGCGGCAAGAGAAGCGGTGCCATGGCCGAGAAGATGGTCGAGATGGGCTACCAGTCGGTGAAGAACTACAAGGGAGGCATAATCGACTGGCAGAAAGATCCCTCCAATAAGATCGAACCTATGGCGAAGTAG
- a CDS encoding Na+/H+ antiporter NhaC family protein, which translates to MMSEKKESGRGLAFLPLLVFVFVYLATGVILTAKGVDKAFYQLPSPVAVIIGIVAAFFIVKGTVDEKFDMLVKGCGDSNIVIMCLIYLLAGAFTTVSREIGGVDAVVDMGMAVLSPKYASAGLFVISAFIATATGTSVGTVVAMTPIGVGIAQAGGLNVTLAVGAVIGGCMFGDNLSIISDTTIAATRTQRVRMKDKFNVNAAIAIPAAIVTIVLLVIYGSPETVVPAGEYSYDFVKVLPYIFVLVSALGGMNVFVVLTGGILFSGAIGLWNHTFSMLGYSQAIYGGFTGMMDIFLLSMLMGGLARMVERGGGIDWILGKVSQVIGNRKTAELGIAGMVSLTNIATANNTVSILINGELSKKLSLKYGVDPRRTASLLDIFSCVFQGLLPYGAQILIAASLMGSGANPLSLISSCWYQYMLAIFAIISIFVPYADGYIRRHPLTSEIE; encoded by the coding sequence ATGATGTCGGAAAAGAAGGAATCGGGCAGAGGTCTGGCGTTTCTGCCCCTGTTGGTGTTCGTGTTCGTCTATCTTGCCACGGGAGTCATACTGACCGCCAAGGGAGTGGACAAGGCCTTCTATCAGCTGCCGTCGCCTGTGGCGGTGATAATCGGGATAGTTGCGGCCTTTTTTATCGTTAAGGGAACCGTGGACGAGAAGTTCGACATGCTCGTCAAGGGATGCGGGGATTCCAACATAGTCATAATGTGCCTGATCTACCTTTTGGCCGGAGCCTTCACCACTGTATCCAGGGAGATCGGAGGGGTCGACGCGGTTGTGGATATGGGCATGGCGGTTCTGTCGCCCAAGTACGCCTCGGCGGGATTGTTCGTCATATCGGCCTTCATAGCTACGGCAACCGGGACCTCCGTCGGGACAGTGGTGGCCATGACCCCCATCGGGGTCGGGATAGCCCAGGCCGGAGGTCTCAACGTGACCCTTGCGGTTGGAGCCGTAATAGGCGGGTGTATGTTCGGAGATAATCTCTCCATAATATCGGACACCACCATCGCCGCTACAAGGACCCAGCGAGTTCGTATGAAGGACAAGTTCAACGTAAACGCCGCCATAGCCATTCCGGCGGCGATTGTCACCATAGTGCTGCTGGTCATATACGGATCTCCCGAGACGGTAGTGCCAGCCGGGGAATACAGCTACGATTTCGTCAAGGTTCTTCCCTACATCTTCGTTCTGGTCTCGGCCCTGGGTGGCATGAACGTCTTCGTCGTCCTGACCGGAGGGATCCTCTTCTCCGGGGCCATAGGTCTGTGGAACCACACCTTCTCCATGTTGGGATACTCTCAGGCCATCTACGGAGGCTTTACCGGCATGATGGACATCTTCCTGTTGTCGATGCTCATGGGCGGTCTGGCCAGGATGGTCGAACGGGGGGGAGGAATAGACTGGATACTCGGCAAGGTCAGCCAGGTGATAGGGAATCGAAAGACCGCGGAGCTCGGCATAGCGGGTATGGTCTCCCTGACTAACATAGCCACTGCCAATAACACAGTGTCCATCCTCATCAACGGGGAGCTTTCGAAAAAGCTCAGCCTGAAATACGGCGTGGACCCGAGACGCACCGCCTCGCTGCTCGACATATTCTCCTGCGTCTTTCAGGGGCTTCTGCCCTATGGGGCCCAGATATTGATAGCCGCCTCGCTTATGGGGAGCGGAGCGAACCCCCTGTCCCTCATATCGTCCTGCTGGTACCAGTATATGTTGGCTATATTCGCCATAATATCGATCTTCGTTCCCTACGCGGACGGCTATATCAGAAGGCATCCACTGACATCGGAGATCGAGTGA
- a CDS encoding methylcobamide--CoM methyltransferase — MFKDEMTPKERMTAFSKGESMDRIPVVPDMGVTKSEFIGVTTKEYYHSAEKMAELEIALFDYLHHDSIGISTTLRGMAEAMGSRIGYPEDNISYLLEPVVKDFDDVDRLEPADPRRDGKLPLLLKALEIIKDTLGDVADIGASMTGPFSVAASVVGTENLLKWMVRAPEKVHQVMEVITESNDRYIEAVAQLGLGVGFCDPVSSTSVISPKQFRSFSLPYMKRNVTHVADCTGGRPTMHICGKSRALWEDCVEAGIGNFSIDNVEDLEDAKNVMGDRVVITGNIPPVDIVANGTVADVFRSARECIRKAWDSPKGFILCTGCQIPKGTPMENIKAIMDAGREYGRLPIRPELLED; from the coding sequence GTGTTCAAGGATGAAATGACCCCGAAGGAGCGGATGACGGCGTTCTCCAAGGGAGAGTCTATGGACCGCATCCCGGTGGTTCCCGACATGGGGGTTACAAAATCGGAGTTCATAGGAGTGACCACCAAAGAGTATTATCATTCGGCGGAAAAGATGGCCGAGCTGGAGATAGCTCTGTTCGACTATCTGCACCACGACAGCATAGGCATATCCACAACCTTGAGAGGAATGGCGGAGGCCATGGGGTCCAGAATAGGCTATCCGGAGGACAACATCAGCTATCTGCTGGAGCCTGTGGTGAAGGATTTCGACGACGTGGATCGTCTCGAGCCGGCGGATCCCCGTAGGGACGGCAAGCTTCCTCTGTTGCTCAAGGCCCTGGAGATCATAAAGGATACCCTGGGGGACGTGGCCGACATAGGGGCTTCCATGACAGGGCCCTTCAGCGTGGCCGCTTCAGTAGTGGGGACGGAGAATCTGCTCAAGTGGATGGTCAGGGCCCCCGAGAAGGTGCATCAGGTGATGGAGGTAATAACCGAGTCGAACGATCGCTACATAGAGGCGGTGGCCCAGCTGGGATTGGGGGTGGGGTTCTGCGATCCCGTGTCCTCCACCAGCGTCATAAGCCCCAAGCAGTTCAGGAGTTTCTCCCTGCCCTACATGAAGCGCAACGTGACCCACGTGGCCGATTGCACCGGAGGCAGGCCAACCATGCATATCTGCGGGAAGAGCCGGGCTCTATGGGAGGACTGCGTCGAGGCCGGTATAGGTAACTTCTCCATAGATAACGTGGAGGACCTGGAAGACGCCAAGAACGTGATGGGAGACAGAGTCGTTATTACCGGCAACATCCCTCCAGTCGACATTGTGGCCAACGGGACTGTTGCCGACGTGTTCCGGTCCGCTAGGGAGTGCATAAGGAAGGCCTGGGATTCCCCCAAGGGATTCATCCTCTGCACCGGTTGTCAGATCCCCAAGGGTACTCCCATGGAGAATATCAAGGCGATAATGGACGCAGGACGCGAATATGGCCGGTTGCCGATTCGTCCCGAGCTGTTAGAGGATTAG
- the iadA gene encoding beta-aspartyl-peptidase — MSPLLIKGGTSFFPVSTKTKTVDFLSLGGRIESVEPSMDELTLRSVFPDLKVLDAGGCKVVPGFIDQHNHFNGAGGEGGPEFRTPPAELSSFLKAGVTGAVGLLGTDGVSRSLEELLAKARGLEAEGLSTWIYTGSYRIPSPAMTGSTMRDMVLIDKVIGVKMALSDHRCSHPSVQEIRRLVSDVRTAGMLSGKFGVVCVHMGSESSGLSPIREALRGLEVPPGHFVPTHVGRTEDLLKEAVDLVLCGGRADITADGRALGAIEAFLRAGADLSSVTLSSDGNGSLPKFDDRKRLIGMAMGSPRSLMERIKSAVDAGLVPLETVVAMVTSNVADGLGLRGKGRLERGYDSDLVVLTPDLAIRHVVSRGRVMMEDGEVAVKGIFEN, encoded by the coding sequence GTGAGTCCACTTTTAATAAAGGGAGGCACGTCGTTTTTCCCGGTTTCAACCAAGACGAAGACGGTGGATTTCCTATCCCTAGGGGGAAGGATCGAGTCGGTTGAACCATCTATGGATGAATTAACCTTGAGGTCCGTCTTTCCAGACCTCAAGGTTCTGGATGCCGGGGGATGCAAGGTGGTTCCGGGGTTCATAGATCAGCATAACCATTTCAACGGCGCCGGAGGAGAGGGAGGCCCGGAGTTCAGAACCCCTCCTGCCGAGCTTTCGTCATTTTTGAAGGCCGGGGTCACAGGAGCGGTCGGACTTCTCGGTACCGACGGAGTGTCCCGCTCTCTGGAGGAGCTTCTGGCTAAGGCCAGAGGGTTGGAGGCCGAGGGATTGAGCACGTGGATATACACCGGCTCATATCGTATACCCTCTCCCGCCATGACCGGATCGACAATGAGGGACATGGTCCTTATAGACAAGGTGATCGGGGTCAAGATGGCCCTGTCGGATCACCGTTGCTCCCACCCCTCGGTCCAGGAGATCAGGCGACTGGTGTCGGACGTCAGGACGGCGGGGATGCTGTCCGGCAAGTTCGGGGTTGTCTGCGTCCATATGGGGTCGGAGAGCTCCGGACTCAGCCCGATCAGGGAGGCCCTTCGAGGATTGGAGGTGCCGCCGGGCCACTTCGTCCCCACCCACGTGGGGCGGACGGAAGACCTCCTGAAGGAGGCGGTTGACCTTGTCCTCTGCGGCGGCAGGGCGGACATAACCGCGGACGGTCGGGCTCTTGGTGCCATAGAGGCCTTTTTGAGGGCCGGCGCCGATCTCTCCTCGGTAACCCTCAGCTCCGACGGAAACGGAAGCCTACCTAAATTCGACGATCGTAAGAGGCTGATCGGAATGGCGATGGGGTCTCCCAGATCCCTTATGGAACGGATAAAATCGGCGGTGGACGCCGGTCTGGTTCCTCTGGAGACCGTTGTAGCCATGGTCACCTCCAACGTGGCAGACGGGCTTGGGTTGAGAGGAAAGGGCCGTCTGGAACGGGGTTACGACTCGGATCTCGTGGTGCTGACCCCGGATCTGGCCATCCGTCACGTGGTCTCTCGAGGCCGGGTGATGATGGAAGACGGAGAGGTAGCGGTCAAGGGAATTTTCGAGAATTAG